In a single window of the bacterium genome:
- a CDS encoding MotA/TolQ/ExbB proton channel family protein, producing the protein MDNHIWKKRCPIMLNDLRRGARAAGLTLALAGAPAALAQSPLESAPASTMPVLEILAMGGWIMWPIYAALAAGLALSISRFLMIRLDQGREAPLQEWSPCAKSAADALQALKGFESGTLSRAALDMLTQFRATRNPESMSAQIERHQTVRQDWFKPYQNWLFFLSESAGALGLLGTVLGMFQTFFGGTLDKDKVLHGMGLALITTLTGLVVSLILNFTMTVVRNYFDRSLDRQFQKLTEIRQAMLEAGALTETERKN; encoded by the coding sequence ATGGACAATCACATCTGGAAGAAGAGGTGTCCGATCATGCTGAACGACCTGCGTCGCGGCGCAAGGGCCGCCGGGCTGACCCTGGCGCTGGCGGGAGCGCCCGCCGCCCTGGCGCAATCCCCCCTGGAGAGCGCGCCGGCCTCCACCATGCCCGTGCTGGAGATCCTGGCGATGGGCGGCTGGATCATGTGGCCCATTTACGCGGCCTTGGCCGCGGGGCTGGCCCTCAGCATCTCCCGCTTCCTCATGATCCGCCTGGACCAGGGGCGCGAGGCCCCGCTGCAGGAATGGAGCCCCTGCGCCAAGAGCGCGGCCGACGCCCTGCAGGCGCTGAAGGGCTTCGAGAGCGGCACGCTCAGCCGGGCCGCCCTCGACATGCTGACCCAGTTCCGGGCCACGCGCAACCCCGAATCCATGAGCGCCCAGATCGAGCGGCACCAGACGGTGCGCCAGGACTGGTTCAAGCCCTACCAGAACTGGCTCTTCTTCCTGAGCGAGAGCGCCGGGGCGCTGGGCTTGCTCGGCACCGTCCTGGGCATGTTCCAGACCTTCTTCGGGGGGACGCTGGACAAGGACAAGGTGCTCCACGGCATGGGCCTGGCCCTCATCACCACCCTCACCGGACTGGTGGTCAGCCTCATCCTCAATTTCACCATGACCGTGGTGCGGAACTACTTCGACCGCAGCCTGGACCGCCAATTCCAGAAGCTGACGGAGATCCGCCAGGCCATGCTCGAGGCGGGCGCCCTGACGGAAACGGAGCGGAAGAACTGA
- a CDS encoding histidine phosphatase family protein codes for MTRLALLRHGDSSGRDLSPLGERQAAALGRQLRDLEPTPRQPRVVTSPAPRARQTASLVCSFLGLSGPLEERRLWSGPDGAPDSWENDPWWLLDRMEAWGRDVDLLVVITHLEICATLPSLLAEHVGLPGVLPPGLARGQGLYVDLAARSWRLLQG; via the coding sequence GTGACCCGCCTGGCGCTCCTCCGCCACGGAGACAGCTCGGGTCGCGACCTGTCCCCCCTGGGCGAGCGCCAGGCCGCGGCGCTGGGCCGCCAGTTGCGCGACCTGGAGCCGACGCCGCGGCAGCCCCGGGTGGTGACCAGTCCGGCCCCCCGCGCCCGGCAGACCGCCTCTCTAGTCTGCTCCTTCCTGGGCCTTTCCGGGCCCCTGGAAGAACGCCGCCTGTGGAGTGGACCGGACGGCGCGCCGGATAGTTGGGAGAATGATCCATGGTGGCTGCTTGACCGCATGGAAGCCTGGGGTCGTGATGTGGATCTGCTGGTCGTGATCACCCATCTCGAAATCTGCGCCACCCTGCCTTCCCTGCTGGCCGAGCATGTTGGCTTGCCGGGAGTTCTGCCACCGGGCCTCGCCCGCGGCCAGGGTCTTTACGTGGACCTCGCGGCGCGCTCCTGGCGCTTGCTGCAGGGCTGA
- a CDS encoding DUF1460 domain-containing protein, translating into MDIDHWTGARAALVLLLGLAAFLPFRAPALAAETSVEAFAARAAALPGPGPATLVELGRGLLGTPYLKGALRGPKDPATGLVLSLEQVDCMILLEWLLAGNTLAGRPGAGRADSLARALLQVRFRHGRANHLERHHFFGDWLDSGPRLVDAGPSFRGSERRVLDLNRGAAKPWVKGLPCRRQELWWVPPAAGTLDSLRDGDLIGLWAAKPGLDVTHVGIIVREEGRVMLLNASSRAMRVRLEPLAEHPAWKRGILVFRLPGQTGPGTSADDPASPGRLK; encoded by the coding sequence ATGGACATCGATCATTGGACGGGCGCCCGGGCGGCGCTCGTCCTCCTCCTGGGCCTGGCGGCCTTCTTGCCTTTCCGGGCGCCGGCCCTGGCCGCGGAGACCTCGGTGGAAGCCTTCGCCGCCCGCGCCGCCGCCCTGCCCGGACCGGGTCCCGCCACGCTGGTGGAGTTGGGGCGCGGCCTGCTGGGAACGCCTTACCTGAAGGGCGCCCTGCGGGGACCGAAGGATCCCGCCACCGGGCTGGTGCTCAGCCTCGAGCAGGTGGACTGCATGATCCTGCTCGAGTGGCTGCTGGCCGGCAACACCCTGGCCGGACGGCCGGGGGCGGGACGGGCCGACAGCCTGGCCCGCGCCCTGCTCCAGGTGCGCTTCCGGCACGGACGCGCCAACCATCTGGAGCGCCACCACTTCTTCGGGGACTGGCTGGACTCCGGCCCCCGCCTGGTCGACGCCGGCCCTTCCTTCCGCGGCAGCGAGCGGCGCGTGCTTGATCTCAACCGCGGGGCGGCCAAGCCCTGGGTCAAGGGTCTGCCCTGCCGCCGGCAGGAGCTGTGGTGGGTGCCGCCCGCCGCCGGCACCCTGGACAGCCTGCGCGACGGCGACCTCATCGGCCTATGGGCGGCCAAGCCCGGGCTGGATGTGACCCATGTGGGAATCATCGTGCGCGAGGAGGGCCGCGTCATGCTGCTCAACGCCTCCAGCCGCGCCATGCGGGTCCGCCTGGAGCCCCTGGCGGAGCACCCTGCGTGGAAGAGAGGGATCCTCGTCTTCCGTCTGCCCGGGCAGACCGGCCCGGGCACATCCGCGGACGACCCCGCATCACCCGGGAGGCTGAAGTGA
- a CDS encoding M1 family metallopeptidase, translating to MSTLRLLVLLAVMPAAMPIHAVRAQASDTPFIASEHVSWQGSPPGTRLPDPGQRRAARDACIHGKQGLRPDLSDPVAEASREDDPFTWTDITFYELDLEVFQGATALNGVVTLRLASRVDGLSEVLLHAASNLSITSVLQDNVGVPFTRSGQVLTVQLADVLDEGGTTALEIAYTAQFSGCGVLSTWRTNVQTGQGVHTITTQAEPFDARCWWPCKDDTRDKADSTLIRVTTNNFNTVVSNGVLRSNVDNGDGTRTATWFEGWPMVTYLVSLCVTEYNHQQTTWTWNEVSMPLHDWSWGLSTGDQQTVLAAGLMALDALSDWYGLYPFWNEKYGHAQYTWGGAMEHQTCSSMGFYNEAVIAHELSHQWFGDKITCDTFHHIWLNEGWATYSEALYFEHFLGQDALHEYMSYEAYWGPGTIFVENPYTDNIFDGNLSYAKGGWVVHMLRHVMGEEAFWAAVHAYLGPNERAFHRTADTDEFRAFMEAEHGDDLSWFFDQWIMGEYWPNYSYHWTVEPQGGGQLLTVALVQTQVPARQTFTMPIDLRVTFAGGGSETFVLFNDRAAQSFQLLLPSAPVDVDLDPDRWILRQVTELASPPPTQIVVTNGHLEDGAGQPLDRLPEGGAFRFAFELANMGALSGPLQLSVQSTHPGVEFLPIPAHPGLGFAANAAFLVEGSTQAGLSGMVNVALSVAWEGGDLVRSWLFPAGHPEVLLVDDDGGASYQTWFEDAMSGAIDFVTVTTEELPADLTGYGLVVWMTGNNRRALAAGEWAVVSDYVDGGGHLVFTGQNFADAQDAAALASHCGVEVLNPSYDNNAAVGTAGGIFADRTLYLFNGGAGNQSEMDVISGLLDCMAPQATYHNLATGSAAEELFCGDGGLMVFGFGLEGVAPIGNGLTLNQTLERLVAWSRGETSVEPPALARPGSLFSLAGAQPNPFNPTTRLVWESRVPGSLRGEVFNLAGQRVASFEPRQVGAGSGSLSWQPTGLASGLYLARLVLETRDGARHAATQKLMLLQ from the coding sequence ATGTCCACCCTGCGTTTGCTGGTCCTCCTGGCCGTCATGCCGGCGGCCATGCCCATCCATGCGGTCCGCGCCCAGGCGTCGGACACCCCTTTCATCGCGTCCGAGCACGTCTCCTGGCAGGGGAGCCCGCCCGGTACCCGCCTGCCAGATCCCGGACAGCGGCGCGCCGCCCGCGACGCCTGCATCCACGGCAAGCAGGGCCTGCGTCCCGACCTGTCCGACCCCGTGGCCGAGGCGAGCCGCGAGGACGACCCCTTCACCTGGACCGACATCACCTTCTACGAGCTGGACCTGGAGGTCTTCCAGGGCGCCACCGCCCTGAACGGGGTGGTCACCCTGCGCCTGGCCAGCCGCGTGGACGGCCTGTCCGAGGTGCTGCTCCACGCCGCCTCCAATCTCAGCATCACAAGTGTGCTGCAGGACAACGTCGGGGTTCCCTTCACGCGCAGCGGCCAGGTGCTGACGGTCCAGCTGGCCGACGTGCTGGACGAGGGCGGGACGACCGCGCTGGAGATCGCCTACACGGCCCAGTTCAGCGGCTGCGGCGTGCTCAGCACCTGGCGCACCAACGTGCAGACCGGCCAGGGCGTCCACACCATCACGACCCAGGCCGAGCCCTTCGACGCCCGCTGCTGGTGGCCCTGCAAGGATGACACGCGCGACAAGGCTGATTCCACCCTCATCCGCGTCACCACCAACAACTTCAACACCGTGGTGAGCAACGGCGTGCTGCGCTCCAACGTGGACAACGGCGACGGCACGCGCACGGCGACCTGGTTCGAGGGCTGGCCCATGGTCACCTACCTCGTCTCCCTCTGCGTGACGGAGTACAACCACCAGCAGACCACCTGGACCTGGAACGAGGTGAGCATGCCCCTGCACGACTGGTCCTGGGGCCTCAGCACGGGGGACCAGCAGACGGTGCTGGCGGCGGGGCTGATGGCCCTGGACGCGCTCTCGGACTGGTATGGCCTCTATCCCTTCTGGAACGAGAAGTACGGCCACGCCCAGTACACCTGGGGCGGCGCCATGGAGCACCAGACTTGCAGCTCCATGGGCTTCTACAACGAGGCGGTCATCGCCCACGAGCTGTCGCACCAGTGGTTCGGGGACAAGATCACGTGCGACACCTTCCACCACATCTGGCTCAACGAGGGCTGGGCCACCTACAGCGAGGCCCTTTACTTCGAACACTTCCTGGGCCAGGACGCCCTCCACGAGTACATGAGCTACGAGGCCTACTGGGGACCGGGCACCATCTTCGTGGAGAACCCCTACACGGACAACATCTTCGACGGCAACCTGAGCTACGCCAAGGGTGGCTGGGTCGTGCACATGCTGCGTCACGTGATGGGGGAAGAGGCCTTCTGGGCCGCCGTCCACGCCTACCTGGGGCCCAACGAGCGGGCCTTCCACCGCACGGCCGACACCGACGAGTTCCGCGCCTTCATGGAGGCCGAGCACGGCGACGACCTCTCCTGGTTCTTCGACCAGTGGATCATGGGCGAGTACTGGCCCAACTACTCCTACCACTGGACGGTGGAGCCCCAGGGCGGCGGGCAGCTGCTCACCGTGGCCCTCGTCCAGACCCAGGTGCCGGCGCGCCAGACCTTCACCATGCCCATCGACCTGCGCGTCACCTTTGCCGGTGGCGGCAGCGAGACCTTCGTCCTTTTCAACGACCGCGCCGCGCAGAGCTTCCAGCTCCTGCTGCCTTCCGCCCCGGTGGACGTGGATCTGGATCCCGACCGCTGGATCCTGCGCCAGGTCACGGAGCTGGCCTCGCCGCCGCCCACGCAGATCGTCGTCACGAACGGCCATCTGGAGGACGGGGCCGGCCAGCCCCTGGACCGCCTGCCGGAAGGCGGCGCCTTCCGCTTCGCTTTCGAGCTGGCCAACATGGGCGCCCTCTCGGGGCCGCTGCAGCTCAGCGTCCAATCGACCCATCCCGGCGTGGAGTTCCTGCCCATTCCCGCCCACCCGGGATTGGGCTTCGCCGCGAATGCCGCCTTCCTGGTGGAGGGTTCGACCCAGGCCGGCCTCAGCGGCATGGTGAACGTGGCCCTCTCCGTCGCCTGGGAGGGAGGCGATCTGGTCCGTTCCTGGCTCTTCCCCGCCGGCCATCCCGAGGTGCTGCTGGTGGACGACGACGGTGGCGCCTCTTACCAGACTTGGTTCGAGGACGCCATGAGCGGCGCCATCGACTTTGTCACGGTGACGACGGAGGAGCTGCCCGCCGACCTGACCGGCTACGGGCTGGTCGTGTGGATGACCGGAAACAACCGCCGCGCCCTCGCGGCTGGCGAATGGGCCGTGGTGTCGGACTACGTCGACGGCGGCGGCCATCTCGTCTTCACCGGCCAGAACTTCGCCGACGCCCAGGACGCGGCCGCCCTTGCCTCGCACTGCGGCGTGGAGGTGCTCAACCCCTCCTATGACAACAACGCCGCGGTGGGCACGGCGGGCGGCATCTTCGCGGATCGGACCTTATACCTGTTCAATGGCGGCGCCGGCAACCAGAGCGAGATGGATGTGATCAGCGGCCTGCTGGACTGCATGGCGCCCCAGGCCACCTACCACAACCTGGCCACGGGCAGCGCCGCCGAGGAGCTGTTCTGCGGCGACGGCGGGCTGATGGTGTTCGGCTTCGGCCTGGAGGGCGTGGCTCCCATCGGCAACGGCCTCACCCTGAACCAGACCCTGGAGCGCCTCGTTGCCTGGAGCCGCGGCGAGACCTCCGTCGAGCCGCCGGCCCTCGCGCGGCCCGGCTCCCTCTTCAGCCTGGCGGGGGCGCAGCCCAATCCCTTCAACCCGACGACCCGCCTCGTGTGGGAAAGCCGCGTGCCCGGTTCCCTGCGCGGCGAGGTCTTCAACCTGGCCGGCCAGCGGGTGGCGAGTTTCGAGCCGCGCCAGGTGGGCGCCGGAAGCGGCTCCCTCAGCTGGCAGCCGACGGGCCTGGCCAGCGGCCTCTATTTGGCGCGCCTTGTCCTGGAGACGCGGGACGGCGCCCGCCATGCGGCCACGCAGAAACTCATGCTGCTGCAGTAG
- the rfaD gene encoding ADP-glyceromanno-heptose 6-epimerase: MIIVTGGAGFIGSAVVWELNRHGEDDLLVVDRLGSTEKWHNLVNLRYREYQHKDHFLQRLHAAGLPAGTRAVLHMGACSSTTERDADYLMANNVHYSRDLARACAAAGVRFVYASSAATYGDGAQGYGDDDGTLERLLPLSIYGYSKHLFDLWMRREGLLTQAVGFKFFNVYGVNEYHKGEMRSMVLKAFHQIRERHRVKLFASHRPGHGDGDERRDFLYVKDAVAAVVRALEPDIPGGIYNLGTGQPRSFLELVTAVFAALGLEPEIDWVAMPPELRDQYQYHTCAQMEKARRVGLPVPATPLEDAVRDYVAGYLVRGHAHLGDEA; the protein is encoded by the coding sequence ATGATCATCGTGACGGGCGGAGCCGGTTTCATCGGCAGCGCCGTGGTGTGGGAGTTGAACCGCCACGGCGAGGACGACCTTCTCGTGGTGGACCGACTGGGTTCCACCGAGAAGTGGCACAACCTGGTCAACCTGCGCTACCGCGAGTACCAGCACAAGGACCACTTCCTGCAGCGCCTGCACGCCGCCGGACTGCCGGCCGGTACGCGGGCCGTGCTGCACATGGGGGCCTGCAGCTCCACCACCGAGCGCGACGCCGATTACCTGATGGCCAACAACGTCCACTACAGCCGGGATCTGGCGCGGGCCTGCGCGGCGGCGGGCGTGCGCTTCGTCTACGCCTCCAGCGCCGCCACCTACGGGGACGGCGCCCAGGGCTACGGGGATGACGACGGGACGCTGGAGCGCCTGCTCCCCTTGAGCATCTACGGCTACTCCAAGCACCTCTTCGACCTGTGGATGCGGCGGGAGGGTTTGCTGACACAGGCCGTGGGCTTCAAGTTCTTCAACGTCTACGGCGTCAACGAGTACCACAAGGGCGAGATGCGCTCCATGGTGCTCAAGGCCTTCCATCAGATCCGCGAACGCCACCGCGTGAAGCTTTTCGCCAGCCATCGGCCCGGCCATGGCGACGGTGACGAGCGGCGGGACTTCCTCTACGTCAAGGACGCCGTGGCGGCCGTGGTGCGCGCCCTGGAGCCGGACATCCCGGGCGGCATCTACAATCTGGGCACCGGGCAGCCACGCAGTTTCCTGGAGCTGGTCACGGCCGTCTTCGCCGCCCTGGGCCTGGAGCCGGAGATCGACTGGGTGGCCATGCCCCCCGAGCTGCGCGACCAATACCAGTACCACACCTGTGCCCAGATGGAAAAAGCCCGCCGCGTGGGGCTGCCCGTGCCGGCCACGCCGCTGGAGGACGCCGTTCGCGATTACGTGGCAGGCTACCTGGTGCGCGGGCATGCCCATCTGGGTGACGAGGCCTAG
- a CDS encoding alanine--glyoxylate aminotransferase family protein encodes MAHKKLFIPGPVDVRPDVLAAMATPMIGHRSKDASALQRAVSEKLQQVFQTREQILLSTSSGSGLMEGSIRSFTQKGVAVFSVGAFGKRWYEMAVMNGKTADLYEVPQGLPTLPEVVEKALATGKYDTFTITHNETSSGVMNPVAEIAEVRRRHPDVLWLVDAVSSMGGVPIPVDELGIDCCITSSQKALALPPGLACCSVTKRAIERARTVKERGFYFDMVQLYDFIFKKDYQYPSTPTLSHMYALNLQLDLILSIGLESYWKRHQENMQLTRDWAARHFRLLVEDTYASRTVTVVHNTREINVSDLNKALGERGYQIANGYGDLKDKTFRIAHMGWRTKEELQGLFGHMEEILGLK; translated from the coding sequence ATGGCACATAAGAAGCTCTTCATCCCCGGTCCGGTGGATGTCCGTCCCGATGTCCTGGCCGCCATGGCCACGCCCATGATCGGGCACCGCAGCAAGGACGCCAGCGCCCTGCAGCGCGCCGTCTCCGAGAAGCTGCAGCAGGTCTTCCAAACCAGGGAGCAGATCCTCCTCTCCACCAGCTCCGGCAGCGGCCTGATGGAAGGCTCGATCCGCTCCTTCACGCAGAAGGGCGTCGCCGTCTTCAGCGTGGGCGCCTTCGGCAAGCGCTGGTACGAGATGGCGGTGATGAACGGCAAGACGGCCGACCTCTACGAGGTGCCCCAGGGCCTGCCCACGCTGCCCGAGGTGGTGGAGAAGGCCCTGGCCACGGGCAAGTACGACACCTTCACCATCACCCACAACGAGACCTCCAGCGGCGTGATGAACCCCGTCGCCGAGATCGCCGAGGTGCGCCGCCGCCACCCGGACGTCCTCTGGCTGGTGGACGCCGTCTCCTCCATGGGCGGCGTGCCCATTCCGGTGGACGAGCTGGGCATCGACTGCTGCATCACCAGCAGCCAGAAGGCCCTGGCCCTGCCCCCCGGCCTGGCCTGCTGCAGCGTCACCAAGCGGGCCATCGAGCGCGCCCGCACCGTCAAGGAGCGCGGCTTCTACTTCGACATGGTCCAGCTCTACGACTTCATCTTCAAGAAGGACTACCAGTATCCTTCCACCCCCACCCTCAGCCACATGTACGCGCTGAACCTGCAGCTGGACCTCATCCTCTCCATCGGCCTCGAAAGCTACTGGAAGCGTCACCAGGAGAACATGCAGCTGACCCGCGACTGGGCGGCCAGGCACTTCCGCCTGCTGGTGGAGGATACCTACGCCAGCCGCACCGTCACCGTCGTGCACAACACCCGGGAGATCAACGTCAGCGACCTCAACAAGGCCCTGGGCGAGCGCGGCTACCAGATCGCCAACGGCTACGGCGACCTCAAGGACAAGACCTTCCGCATCGCCCACATGGGCTGGCGCACCAAGGAGGAGCTGCAGGGGCTGTTCGGCCACATGGAAGAGATCCTGGGCCTCAAGTAG
- a CDS encoding D-2-hydroxyacid dehydrogenase, producing the protein MARILLNDGLDAAAVQALRDKGHEVDTAHYEGDELNARLKTVDAVVIRSATKLREPNIQAALETGRLKLIIRGGVGIDNIDHVFARARGLEVRNTPTASSASVAELALAHMFAVSRFIAHANVTMRQGEWNKKQYKGVELGGAVLGIVGIGRIGQELGKRALALGMTVLYTDLPGVEWKQAGATRVELDELLAKSDYISLHVPFDKAKGALLGPDQFARMKDGVRLVNCSRGGVVDEAALLAALESGKVAGAGIDVFAEEPTRNLTLVGHPKVSVTPHIGAETKQAQTRIGAEVVAILCERLGG; encoded by the coding sequence ATGGCACGCATTCTGTTGAACGACGGCTTGGACGCGGCCGCCGTGCAGGCCTTGCGCGACAAAGGCCACGAGGTGGACACGGCCCATTACGAGGGCGATGAACTCAACGCCCGGCTGAAGACGGTGGACGCGGTGGTGATCCGCAGCGCCACCAAGCTGCGCGAACCCAACATCCAGGCCGCCCTCGAGACGGGCCGCCTCAAGCTGATCATCCGCGGCGGGGTGGGCATCGACAACATCGACCACGTCTTCGCCCGCGCCCGGGGCCTCGAGGTGCGCAACACGCCCACGGCCAGCAGCGCCTCCGTGGCCGAGCTGGCCCTGGCCCACATGTTCGCCGTCAGCCGTTTCATCGCGCACGCCAACGTCACCATGCGCCAGGGCGAATGGAACAAGAAGCAGTACAAGGGGGTGGAGCTGGGCGGCGCCGTGCTGGGCATCGTCGGCATCGGCCGCATCGGCCAGGAGCTGGGCAAGCGCGCCCTGGCCCTGGGCATGACCGTCCTCTACACCGACCTGCCCGGCGTTGAGTGGAAGCAGGCCGGCGCCACGCGCGTGGAGCTGGACGAGCTGTTGGCCAAGAGCGACTACATCAGCCTCCACGTGCCCTTCGACAAGGCCAAGGGCGCCCTGCTGGGACCGGACCAGTTCGCGCGGATGAAGGACGGCGTCCGCCTGGTGAACTGCAGCCGCGGCGGCGTGGTGGACGAGGCGGCGCTGCTGGCCGCCCTCGAGAGCGGCAAAGTGGCGGGGGCGGGCATCGACGTCTTCGCCGAGGAGCCCACCAGGAACCTGACCCTGGTGGGCCACCCCAAGGTCAGCGTCACCCCGCACATCGGCGCGGAGACCAAGCAGGCCCAGACGCGCATCGGCGCCGAGGTGGTGGCCATCCTGTGCGAACGGCTGGGGGGCTGA
- a CDS encoding DUF1015 family protein produces MAVFTPFEGFRPRADLAARVACRPYDVLSSAEAREEARGNPHTFLHVDKSEIDLPEEIDLYDNRVYAKARENLDRFIAQGVLVQDDCDCFYIYRQHMDGRVQTGLVGCCSVDDYLQDVIRKHEHTRADKEKDRIRHVDECDANVGLVFLTYRGQARLDQVTEQWTTGHAPVYDFESGGVRHQWWVLDDPRLQAEIAAAFAKVKHLYVADGHHRSASAARVGEQRRAANPRHTGDEEYNRFLAVCFPSEQLHIMDYNRLIKDLGGRTSTQFLAELERAFTVEPAGERGQPFRPEERGQYGLYLEGRWYRLSARPEVVPADDPVGRLDVAVLQEHLLTRMLGITDPRTDKRLDFVGGIRGLGELERRVEEDGFACAVAMHPTAIDDLMAVADSGQVMPPKSTWFEPKLYSGLVVHRLG; encoded by the coding sequence ATGGCGGTCTTCACGCCTTTCGAGGGTTTCCGGCCGCGGGCCGACCTGGCGGCCCGGGTCGCTTGCCGGCCCTATGACGTGCTGAGCAGCGCCGAAGCGCGGGAGGAGGCCAGGGGCAATCCCCACACCTTCCTGCACGTGGACAAGTCGGAGATCGACCTGCCGGAGGAGATCGACCTCTACGACAACCGCGTCTACGCCAAGGCGCGCGAGAACCTGGACCGCTTCATCGCCCAGGGCGTGCTGGTGCAGGACGATTGCGACTGCTTCTACATCTACCGCCAGCACATGGACGGCCGGGTGCAGACGGGCCTGGTGGGCTGCTGCAGCGTGGACGACTACCTCCAGGACGTCATCCGCAAGCATGAACACACCCGCGCCGACAAGGAGAAGGACCGCATCCGCCATGTGGACGAGTGCGACGCCAACGTCGGCCTCGTCTTTCTCACTTACCGCGGCCAGGCCCGCCTGGACCAGGTGACGGAGCAGTGGACGACCGGGCATGCCCCTGTCTACGACTTCGAATCGGGCGGCGTGCGCCACCAGTGGTGGGTGCTGGACGACCCGCGCCTGCAGGCGGAGATCGCGGCCGCCTTCGCCAAGGTGAAGCACCTCTACGTCGCCGACGGCCACCACCGCAGCGCCAGCGCCGCCAGAGTGGGCGAGCAGCGCCGGGCGGCCAATCCCCGGCACACGGGTGACGAGGAGTACAACCGCTTCCTGGCCGTCTGTTTTCCAAGCGAGCAGCTGCACATCATGGATTACAACCGCTTGATCAAGGACCTGGGCGGCCGCACGTCGACGCAGTTCCTGGCGGAGCTGGAGCGGGCCTTCACGGTGGAGCCGGCCGGGGAGCGGGGCCAGCCCTTCCGCCCGGAGGAACGTGGCCAGTACGGCCTCTATCTTGAAGGCCGGTGGTACCGGCTGTCGGCGCGGCCGGAGGTGGTGCCCGCCGACGATCCCGTGGGGCGCCTGGATGTGGCCGTGCTGCAGGAGCACCTGCTGACCCGGATGCTGGGCATCACCGATCCGCGCACGGACAAGCGCCTGGACTTCGTGGGCGGGATCCGCGGCCTGGGAGAACTGGAGCGCCGCGTGGAAGAGGACGGCTTCGCCTGCGCCGTGGCCATGCATCCCACCGCCATCGACGACCTGATGGCGGTGGCTGATTCGGGCCAGGTGATGCCGCCCAAGAGCACGTGGTTCGAACCCAAGCTCTACAGCGGCCTGGTGGTGCACCGCCTCGGTTGA
- a CDS encoding cytochrome c3 family protein — MNRSLLTFLLVLIAASIFAWTAPGPALQPGRLLAAHANLRNECLACHAIGRGVQRDKCAACHAPDGIGLRNAAGMVLAVSRPAVQGLHQRSDKVSCAVCHAEHAGRLGDKTAARFSHDRLPRDLAGDCAACHNGQIPEDALHHDVGGSCGDCHGMASWSPADFDHALLGAAPACGTCHLADKPVDDLHRTLDPVANCTPCHRTKAWKPADYDHTPWFRFDRNHPARCADCHMPGKGYQDYSCTGCHIHSPARVAAEHRKEGIVDWRNCVECHRSGDEDEARAAKHDR; from the coding sequence ATGAATCGCAGCTTGCTCACTTTCCTCCTGGTTCTGATCGCAGCGTCGATCTTCGCATGGACGGCTCCGGGACCAGCTTTACAGCCCGGCCGGCTGCTGGCGGCCCACGCCAACCTGCGCAACGAGTGCTTGGCCTGCCACGCCATCGGTCGAGGCGTCCAGCGGGACAAGTGCGCAGCATGTCACGCGCCGGACGGCATCGGCCTGAGAAACGCAGCCGGCATGGTACTGGCAGTTTCCCGGCCTGCTGTGCAGGGCTTGCACCAGCGCAGCGACAAGGTGTCGTGCGCCGTGTGCCATGCGGAGCACGCGGGTCGGCTGGGCGACAAGACCGCGGCACGCTTCTCCCATGACCGGCTTCCACGCGATCTCGCCGGTGACTGCGCGGCCTGCCACAACGGGCAAATTCCAGAAGATGCCCTGCACCATGATGTTGGAGGCAGTTGCGGGGATTGCCACGGCATGGCGTCCTGGTCGCCGGCAGACTTCGACCATGCCCTGCTTGGTGCCGCGCCCGCTTGTGGAACCTGCCATCTCGCGGACAAGCCGGTCGATGACCTTCACCGCACATTGGATCCTGTTGCCAATTGCACACCCTGCCACCGGACCAAGGCCTGGAAGCCCGCCGACTATGACCACACACCCTGGTTCCGCTTCGACCGCAATCACCCGGCGCGCTGCGCGGACTGCCATATGCCGGGAAAGGGGTATCAGGACTACTCATGCACGGGCTGCCACATCCACAGCCCCGCACGTGTAGCCGCCGAGCACCGCAAAGAGGGCATCGTCGACTGGCGGAACTGCGTCGAATGCCACCGCAGCGGTGACGAGGACGAGGCGCGCGCCGCCAAGCATGACAGGTAA